The genomic region CCACGCCCTTGCCGCCCCGGAAGCCCAGAAACAGGGAGCAGATATGCCCCAGCACCGCGGCCAGGCCCACCGCGGCCACGGCGCTCTCCTGCCAGGGGCCCAAGGGTGTGAGGTAGAATTTTGCCACCAGCACCGGCAGGGCGCCCTTGAGAGCATCTCCGGCCAGGGTGAGGGCGCCCGCCTGGGGGCCGAGGAGGCGGTAGAGATTGGCCGCGCCCACGTTGCCGCTGCCCGCCTGGCGGGGATCCGGTCCTCCCAGAAAGCGAGCCACCACCAGTCCGGTGGGGAGGGACCCCAAAAGATAACCCCCTGCCAGCAATAGGAAAAATGCCACCATCGCCATGGACCTCCCGCGCGGAAGGAGAAGGCCCCTTGCCTCCCCGCTTCCTGGCCCGGATTTTAAAGAAAATCCGCCCAAAAGCCGATAAAAAAGTTGCGGCCGGGTGCACTCGGGGGGCCTTCCCCCACCTGCATCCCACCGCCTACACTCCCCCGGGACAGAGAAGGGCACGCATGAAGGTCGATCCCCATCTGACGCTGGTGAGAGGAGAATCCACCGCCCCCCGATGCCAGAACTCCTCCCGCCCCCCGGCCTCCCCGCAAGCCGGGCCCCCCTTCCGGGATCTGCTCACTCTGGTCTCCCAGGAGAACCAGCGGGCTCGGGAACTGCAGCCCCACACCGTGGAAGAGGCCCAGCGCCTCCTCAACCACCTGGTCACCACCCTGAAGTCAGAGTCACCGGAGATCCTCTCCGAGACTCACCGGCTGCAGGCGCCCTACCTGATCCGGTTACGATAATCTGACCCTCCATCATTCCTTCCCACTGGGAAAGCAGGGCCCAGAAACCTCCCTTGCTCGTCGGGGCAGCTTCTCCCACCTGGCGAGAATAGCCGGATATCTCACTCCCGCTCAAAAGCACAAGGCCGCGCCCCCCTGGCGCGGCCCCGTTCTTTCCCGGGATTCCTCCCGCTCAGAGATAATTTTCCGCCAACGGCTCGTAATAGCCCTTGGGGTGGCGACAGGAGGGGCACAGGTCCGGAGGATGGTGCCCCCAGACCACATACCCGCAGTTGCGGCAATGCCAGCGGATGGGGTCCTGGCGCTTGAACAGCGTGTCGTTTTTCAGGTGCTCGATGAGGGCCCGGTAGCGGTTCTCATGGAACTTCTCCACCTTGGCGATCTCCCGGAAGGAGATGGCCACCTCCCGGAAACCCTCCTCTTCCGCCACCTTGGCGAAGTCCTGATACATGGTGGTCCATTCGTAATTTTCCCCCGCCGCTGCGGCCTCCAGGTTGCTCAAGGTATCCCCCAGATGAAAGGGGTAGCCTGCGGCGATCTCCGCCTCGCCGGCGCCGCCTTGGGTGAGATGCTGAAAGAAGACCTTGGCGTGCTCCTTTTCGTTGTCCGCGGTCTCTTCAAAGATGGCGGCGATGAAGTGCAGCCCGGCCTTGCGGGCCACACTGGCGTAGTAGGTGTAACGGTTGCGCGCCTGGGATTCCCCGGCAAAGGCAGTGAGCAGATTCTTTTCGGTCCGGGTGCCTTTCAGATTCAT from Desulfobaccales bacterium harbors:
- the plsY gene encoding glycerol-3-phosphate 1-O-acyltransferase PlsY, translating into MAMVAFFLLLAGGYLLGSLPTGLVVARFLGGPDPRQAGSGNVGAANLYRLLGPQAGALTLAGDALKGALPVLVAKFYLTPLGPWQESAVAAVGLAAVLGHICSLFLGFRGGKGVATAFGVLAVLTPWATVNLLAVYLLALHRSRVFAVGSLMAAWLMPLAVGLFSDSKVYLLLAGIFSGLILLRHRDNLERLVKGEEPRI
- a CDS encoding ferritin family protein gives rise to the protein MNLKGTRTEKNLLTAFAGESQARNRYTYYASVARKAGLHFIAAIFEETADNEKEHAKVFFQHLTQGGAGEAEIAAGYPFHLGDTLSNLEAAAAGENYEWTTMYQDFAKVAEEEGFREVAISFREIAKVEKFHENRYRALIEHLKNDTLFKRQDPIRWHCRNCGYVVWGHHPPDLCPSCRHPKGYYEPLAENYL